In Mucilaginibacter sp. KACC 22063, the genomic stretch GGGCACGTAATTACAAATTACTTGATGGTAAAGGCCAACGATTAACACTGCTGAATAACTGGGAGTCGACTTATTTTGATTTCAATGAGCAAAAGTTAGGCGAGTTATTAAAGGATACTAAAAAACTGGGAGTCGACTTGTTTTTGCTTGACGATGGATGGTTTGGCAACCAGTATCCGCGTAATGACGATCATGCGGGTTTGGGCGATTGGCAGGAAAACAGGAAAAAGCTGCCTAACGGCATAGCGGCAATTGCAAAAGAGGCCAGCGCCAACGGTGTAAAATTTGGAATATGGGTTGAGCCGGAAATGATAAACCCTAAAAGTGAATTGTATCAGAAGCATCCGGATTGGGTAGTGAAAGACCCTAAACGTGATGAGTATTATTTCAGGAACCAGTTAGTGCTTGATCTAAGCAACCCTAAAGTTCAGGACTTTGTGTACAATATTATCGATTCACTGTTTATAAAAGACCCGGCTTTAGCATACATCAAATGGGATTGTAATGCGGTAATTTATAATGCTTATTCAGCACATTTGAAAAATGAGCAGTCGCAGTTTTACGTTGATTACGTTAAAGGTTTATATCTGGTTTTGCAACGTTTAAGAGCAAAGTATCCTGAAATACCTATGATGCTATGCTCTGGCGGTGGTGGCCGTGTTGATTACGGAGCGCTGCAATACTTTACGGAGTATTGGCCAAGCGATAATACTGATCCCTTAGAACGCATTTTTATACAGTGGGAATATTCCTATTTCTACCCGGCTATTGCCAGTGCTAACCATGTAACTGATTGGGGCAGGCAGCCGATAAAATACAGGGTTGATGTTGCCATGATGGGGAAACTGGGTTTTGATATCGTAGTTGACAAGCTTAGCACCAATGATCTTAAATTTTGCCAGGATGCCATTACAACTTATAATAGTCTAAAATCAATGATATGGCAGGGCGATCAATACAGATTGCTAAATCCGCGCGAAAACAGTGTAGCATCGGTAATGTATGTAAACGCTGATAAAACAAGCGGTGTAATGTTCAACTACTTGGTAAATAACCGTTACGATGAAGGCAGTAAAGCCCCCATACTTTTAAAAGGGCTTGACGCTGAAAAGAATTACAGTATAAGAGAAATCAATATATATCCCGGTAGCAAATCACCATTTGTAAGTGAACGGATTTTTTCAGGAGATTTTTTAATGAAAATAGGATTTAATCCATACGTAAATTCAGGTCGTAGCAGTGTGATTATTAAGATTGATGCAGTAAAATAATATTTATTTGTTCAACTGCTTCTTTAATAGCAGGTATCTTTATAGTTTCTGTATTTTATAATATAGAAACTATTTTTCTTTTAAATAAATTCCAATGCTTTTAAAATGCGAATCAGCATTTTAAGCCCCCTTTAATTTGCCGTTTAGCCCCCCTTGCGGCACGATAAAAACCTATTAATTAGCTTAAAGTAAAGCGAGCCAATTACGCTTTCATTGCCAATTAATAAAAGCATAAACTTAAATTTTTTCTATGGATAAAGTCAGTAATCAATGACGCTGTTACAGCGTGCTATTGCGCATTCCCTTACAAATTAATTAAACCATCCAATTAATCCTAAAACGAACAATATGAGAAAACTTATATATCTCTTATTACTTTTTTCTTTCACAATTATTTCCGGTTTATGGCAGCCTGCATTTGCACAAGGCTCATTTACTCTAAAAGGCAGGGTACTTGATTCAAAAGGTAACACCTTACCCGGAGCAACAGTTAAAGTAGAAGGCACAACGCAGGGCGTTATGGCCGATGCTTCCGGAAGCTTTTCAATTACATTGAAAGCCCCGTCAACATTAGTGGTGTCATTTACAGGTATGGCAACCAGAAGTGTCAGCGTTACAAGTGCTACAAAAACGATAGACGTAACGTTGTCTGACAATGGCCGTAATTTAAATGAAGTAGTTGTTGTGGGCTATGGTACACAAAAACGTGCAGACATTACCGGGTCTGTTACAACGGTACCTAAAGCCAGGTTGTCGCAATTGCCGGTTACCAACGTATTGCAGGCATTAGAAGGTGCGGTAGCGGGTGTAAATATCACTACTACATCATCTGTACCGGGTAGCCAGCCAACTACACTTTTAAGAGGTCAAAATTCCATCAACGCAAGTTCCAGCCCTTTTGTGGTAGTTGATGGTATTCCGTTAAGTAAAACCGGCGGATCATTAAATGATATTAACCCAAATGATATTGCGTCAATGGAGATCCTTAAAGATGCATCTGCTGCTGCAATTTATGGTACAAACGCATCAAACGGCGTTATCCTGATCACTACCAAAAGAGGTACCACGGGTAAAGCTGTAATTCGTTATACCGGTTATGGCGGTTTTGAAAACCTGGCCCATGTGTTAGAACCAAGAGATCCGGCATCATTTACACAAAAATACCTGGATTACCTGTCGCAAAATAACCTGAAACAGCAATTTACTGAGCCGGTTTATAATAGCGGCGAACGTGCCAATTATGCAGCGGGCCGTACTGTTGACTGGATGAAGGAAGTTACCCAACAAGGTTACATGCAGGATCATAACCTGAGTGTATCGGGCGGTACTCCTGATGTTAAATACTATGTATCGGGCGACTACCTGAAGCAGAAAGGCGTAGTTAAAGGTTATCAATACAACAGGGTAAGTATCCGTTCAAATCTGGATATCAATGTTACAAACTACCTTACCGTTGGTACATCAGCCTTTATTACCAACAACAATTACGATGGGGGCAGGGCCAACTTATTATTTGCTACAGCCATGAGCCCTTATGGCAGCGTTTATAATACAGATGGTACTTACATGATCTATCCGCAGGCACCAGAGCAGTTATATACCAACCCGCTGTTAGGTTTAACAACCAGTGTAATAAACCGCAGTGTAAACTTGGTAGGTAATGGTTATGGCGAAATCAAATTCGGTGGCTTTTTAAAAGGGCTGCGTTACCGCCTTAACGTTGGTTACAACTATTTGCCTACGCGCTATAATTCTTATAGCGGCCGTTTAGCTAACACACCATTGGGTTCGGCAACAGCACGAAACGAGGAAACCAGAAGTTACACCATTGATAACCTGCTATATTATACCAAAGATATTGGTAAACACCATATTGATATAACAGGACTATATGGCGCACAGCAACGTAATTACTTTGTTAGCGGCCTAACAGGTACAGGCTTTATAAACGATGAACTTACCTTTAACCAGATAGGTGTTGCTTCAACAGTTTCAGGTGCATCTGTTAACGGTAGTTTTTCAGGAAGTTATGCCGATAGATATGCTTTAAACTACCAAATGGGGCGTGCGGTGTATTCTTATGATCAACGCTATGTGATTACGGTAACAGGCCGTCGCGACGGGTCATCGGTGTTTGGCGCTAATACAAGCAAATATGGATTTTTCCCATCTGCAGCATTAGCATGGAATATCAGTAACGAATCTTTTCTCCAAAATTCAAAGATTGTTAATAACCTGAAGTTAAGAGGTTCTTACGGTAGTGCCGGTAACGAAGCAATCTCTGTATATCAAACTATCACTACTGACGGTACGGTTCGTTTCCCTTTCAATGGTGTAAGCAATGTCGGTGTACAGGCCAGCAACTTAGGTAATGCTAACCTGCATTGGGAAAGTACAAAGCAAGCTAATATTGGTGTCGATTTCTCTGTTCTAAAAAACAGGATAAGCGGTACTATAGATGCTTATAACTCAAATACCAGCGGACTTTTATTGAAAAGAAGCCTGCCTGCTATAACAGGTTATGCCAATGTTTGGGATAATTTAGGCAAAACTAATAATAAAGGCCTTGAAGTAACGCTTACTACCCGTAACATCCAGGGTGACGATTTTCGTTGGGAAAGTAACATCGTTTATGCAACTAACAAAAATAAAATAGTAGACCTTTACGGAGATAAGCAAAGCGATTTGGGTAACCGCTGGTTTATTGGCCAACCAATAAGTGTTATATACGATTATAAAATGGTAGGCGTATGGCAAAAAGGTGAAGATCCGTCGAAACAAGACCCAACAGCCAAGCCTGGCGACCTTAAATTTGCTGACTTAAACGGTGACGGCAAGATTACGCCGGACGACCGTACAGTATTAGGCCAAACTACACCAAAATGGACAGGTGGCTTAACCAACACATTCCATTACAAAGCATTAAGCTTAAGTGTGTTTATACAAACTGCACAAGGCGCTTTAAGAAACAATGCCGATTATAATTATGCAGATGAGGCAGGAAGAAGAAATACCCCTGCTGAAATCGGATACTGGACACCTACAAACGGAAGTCAGGAATTCCAATCGTTATCTTACACTAATACCAGAGGATATGGTTATCCGCACGATGCCAGTTACACCCGTTTAAAGGATATTACTTTAAGTTACAATCTGCCTACAAGCCTGATCTCAAAATGGGGAATATCAAGCCTTAACGTTTATGCCAGCGGACGGAATCTTAAAACCTGGACAAACTGGATAGGATGGGATCCTGAACAGACCTATTATACCCGTGGCTCAGGCGACTACGTAAACAACTATCCGCTTACACGCACCATTGTACTCGGTTTAAATGTTTCATTAAAATAATCAGCACAACTACATGAAAAAGATATACTTGATATTAGGAACTATAGGGATGGTTGCTGCAACGTTTACTGCATGCAAGAAAAGTTATTTAAATGAAAAGCCTTATTCATCTTATGCTCCTGTAACCTTAACAGATTCGCTGGGTTTTGAGGCAGAGCTTATTGGACTTTACCAGCGTCAAACCGGTATCCTTACATGGGCTGACCAGCAGGGCTGGCCAAGCGTATGGCAGGTAGGTACTGATGTGGCTAACGCAACAGCTAATCAACAGGGTGTTGAAGTACCCTATTATAATTATTCGCAGCTGACCTCCACAGATCCGGCCGCCTCATTTGTATGGAGCCGTTATTACAGTATCATCAATAACTGCAATATTATTATTGATGCTGCACAGGATCAATCGCTTACCAAAATTGGCCCGGTAGGTAAAAAGCAAGCCGAAGCCGAAGCTAAATTTTTCAGAGGCTATGCCTATAATACGCTTGCTACCTTATTCGGCAAGGTGCCTATTATCCTTCACACGGTAACAGGTCCAAAATTTGATTACACACGTGCTTCGCTTGATGATGTTAACAACCAGATCATCAGCGACCTTACATTTGCAGCAACCAACGGTTATGATTTAAACGCCGGAACCAGGAACGTTAACGTACAGGGTAAACCGGTTGGCAGGGCCAACAAATACATGGCTATGCAGGCATTAGCAGAAGCTTATTTACGTATGGGCAAAAATGACCTGGCAGAGCAGCAGGCGCAGGCAGTAATCAACAGCGGTAAGTTCAGCTTAATTAAATCTCGTTACGGGGTAAGGGCAAGCGGTGCCGGTGATTATTATTCTGATATGTTTGTATATGGCAACCAGCGCCGTTCGCAGGGTAATGCAGAAGCCATTTGGGTGTTGGAGCAGGAAAATCCTTCAACCGTTGTTGGTGGTAATGTTGATAACGCACAGCAACGCCGTGTTTGGGGAGCTGCATATTATGCGATTCCGGGTATGGCACTTGCAGATAGCCTTGGTGGCCGAAGCATTGCCCGTTTACGTTTAAGCAATTGGGTAATTTATTCGTTGTATAAAAATACAGGTAGCGACATCAGAAACTCACAATACAGCCTGAAAAGACGTTTTTATTACAATGACCCTGCATACCCTAATCTGCTTGGTAAACAAGTGCCCTACACTGGTGCCGATACACTTTTCCGTATTTGCCCGATGATTACCAAATGGGGAGCGTTTGATCCTAATGATACATTTGGTTATGCCATGATCAAGGATTTTATTATGATGCGCCTGGGCGAAACTTATTTGCTTTTGGCCGAAGCCCAGATGAAACAGGGTAAAACAGGTGATGCTGCAAACACCATTAACGTACTTAGGGCCAGGGCTAACGCAACGCCGGTAACCGCAGCCGATATCAACCTCGATTTTATTCTGGACGAACGCGCAAGGGAACTTATTGGCGAAGAGAACCGAAGGATGACCTTGATGCGTACCGGAACATTAGTTGACAGGGCTTTGCGCTTAAACAGCAATGATGCCCAGAAGCCGATCACCGGTTTAACGGCAAAAAACCTTTTGTTACCAATACCGCTTACAGAGATACAGCTAAATAAAGATGCTGTACTACAGCAAAATCCGGGTTATTAATTGCTAATCCTTTTAAAAAGAAGCGGCTCTTTCAAAGGCCGCTTCTTTTAATTTCCCGCGTGTTTGTTAAGCTCATATGATTACTTTTATGGGCAATAGCCTTTTTGAAAAGCATTTACCATGATTAAATTTCCGTCATCGCTTATAATCTTATTGTTGTTTTTTATTACCCCGGTCACAAAGGGGCAAAGCACACAGCCCTTGTCTGGCCGTAAGCAATGGCTTGTTTTGATGGATAAAGTAGCGCGGCCGGTAATGGAGAACCTGGCGCATGACGAATTGAAATCAAAAATGCCCATGCAACTGTCAAGCCATATCGATAATGCACAGAGCAGGGCATCGGTAGGATATCTCGAAGCATTTGCACGCACACTTAACGGCATTGCGCCATGGTTGCAATCAGATGGGGGAAGTGCAGATGAAATTGCTTTACGTAATCAGTATCGAAAATGGGCTTTACAGGCTATTGCAAATGCCGTAAATCCTAAATCAAAAGATTATATGAAGTGGAATGGCGGCCAGCCGTTGGTTGATGCTTCTTTTTTTGCTTATGCATTGATACGTGCTCCGTGGCTTTGGGAAAACCTGAATGATACGGTGAAGGCGCAGGTAGTAGATGTTTTGAAAGGAACACGTAGTACAGTGCCGGTATACTCAAACTGGATACTTTTTTCGGGGATGATTGAGGCCTTTTTTTGTAAATATAATTTGGATTATGATCCGGTACGTATAGAGTACGGTATCCGTGAGTTTACAGAACATTGGTATGTGGGGGACGGTATGTATGCCGATGGGATGGATTTCCATTTGGATTACTATAACAGCTTTGTGATCCAGCCATACCTAAGTACCATACTCGAAGAAGTAAATGCTAAGAATAAAAGCTATACGAGGCAAGCAGCAAAGCAATTGCTAATCGGACAGCGTTACGCTGTTATTTTAGAGCGTTTAATCAATACAGATGGTAGTTTTCCTGTAATCGGCCGGTCAATCGCTTATCGTTGTGGTGCTTTCCACCACCTTGCTAACGAAGCTTTAAAAAAACGTTTACCCGCTTCGCTTAAGCCGGCACAGGTGCGGTGCGCATTATTTGCTGTAATTAATAAGACCTTAAACGCTCCTGGAACTTTTACAAAAGATGGCTGGCTGAACATCGGCTTGTATGGCAAGCAACCTGATATAGCCGAATTTTACATTACAACAGGTAGCCTTTATCTCTGTGACGATGCCTTTTTGCCATTAGGCTTGCCAGAAAGCGATGAATTTTGGACAGCTAAGAACGAACCCTGGTCGTCAGTGAAAATATGGAGCGGCCAGGATTTTCCGGCAGACCATGCTTTGGATCTGCATTGAAATAATTTGATCAACATTATTATACACTCTGCAAATGAAAAATAAATCAATAATTAAGTGCCTGTTTTATGGTCTTTTTATGGCGTTTACCGGCATTGCTTTCAATGGTAATGCACAGGAAAAAGCATTTCATCCCGGGCAAATATGGCCTGATAATAAAGGTGTGCATATTAATGCTCACGGCGGCGGGATGCTTTATCACAATGGTATCTACTATTGGTTTGGCGAGCATAAAATAGAAGGCGATGCAGGCAACCGGGCAATGGTAGGTGTGCATTGCTATTCATCAAAAGACCTTTATAACTGGAAAGATGAAGGCATAGCCTTAGCCGTATCCAATGATACCACAAGCGATATAGCCAAAGGCTGCATACTGGAACGCCCGAAGGTGGTCTACAATAAAAAAACTAAAAAGTATGTGATGTGGTTCCACCTCGAGTTGCGTGGACAAGGTTACAAAGCTGCACGTGCGGGTTTAGCAATTGCCAATAAAGTTACAGGCCCTTATACATTTGTGAAAAGCTACAGGCCTAATCCGGGTGTAATGCCAGTTTACCCGGTGAATACTGCAGACAGTGATAAGGTAAATTGCACTAACCCAAAGAACAGGAGCGAAGGCTACTTTTGCCGTGATTTACCCGGCGGGCAAATGGCAAGGGACATGACCGTTTTTGTTGACGATGACGGCAAAGCCTATCATATTTTCTCTGCTGAAGAAAACGCTACGCTTGATATTGCTGAACTAAATGATGAATACACCGGCCACACTGGTAAATTTACACGTGTTTATGCAGGCCATTCTACCGAGGCACCAGCCATATTTAAGCGCAATGGTATTTACTATCTTATTGGCTCTGGTACTACAGGCTGGGCACCTAATCCGGCCAGATGGTTATCATCAACCTCTATATGGGGGCCGTGGACTTATCATGGTAACCCTTGTAAGGGTGATGGCTCACAAATTACTTTTGGAGGTCAAAGCACTTACGTTTTACCTGTAGCCGGTAAAAAGGATGCTTTCATTTTTATGGCCGACAAATGGACGCCTAAAAATGCTATTGACGGCCGTTACCTTTGGTTGCCTGTTGAATTTAACGGAAATGATATTGAAATACGCTGGAAAGACAGCTGGAGCCTTGATGATTTTAAAAACTAATATGAAAAAATTTAGTGCTTTATTTTTAATCCTGCTGTTTGCGGTAACTGCTTATGCACAGGATAGCCTGATTACCAATATACCTGCAAGAAAGTCGCTGAGCCTTAATGGAAAGTGGCATTATATTGTTGATCCTTACGAGACCGGCTTTTATGATTATCGCTATAAAGAAATGAATGCCAGCAATGGTGATGCTTATTGGAACACCGGTGTACCTGCCAATAAAACAGACAAAAAGGAGCATGGCTATATTGATAAGTATTCGTTAGATGTGCCGGGTGACTGGAACCACCAGAAGCCCGAGTTTGTGTACTATGAAGGCACAATCTGGTACCAGAAGAGTTTTGATTACCAAAAGGCTTCTGATAACGACCGCTTTTTTGTGTGGTTTGGGGCAGTTAATTACCGTGCAGACGTTTATTTGAACGGCAAAAAGCTTGGGATGCACAAAGGTGGCTTTACACCTTTTAACTTTGAAGTACCTGCTGCGTTACTAAAGGAAAAAGGAAACTTTTTAGTGGTAAAGGTTGACAATAAACGTTACACAGACGAGGTGCCTACGCTTAATACCGATTGGTGGAATTACGGTGGCATAACCCGTGATGTAAAGCTGCTTGAGTTGCCGCAAACCTTCATTCAGGATTTTGTAGTGCAACTTAAAAAGCCAGAACCTGGTAAATCGCCTGCATCAAATCCCGAAGTTATTGGTTGGATTAAGCTGAATACAGTGCCTGCCAACAGAGAAAAGCTAACTATCGAAATACCCGAGCTAAAGGTTAAACAACAATTTGTTGCTAATGCCGCTGTTACGCCAATAGCTTTCAAACTGCCTAAAGTGCAGTTATGGTCGCCGGAAAATCCAAAGCTGTACCGCGTTATTGTTCGATCATCCACAGATAAAACTGAAGATAAAATCGGTTTCAGAACTATTGAAGCATTCGGTAAACAGGTATTACTGAATGGCAAGCCGATATTTATGAGAGGTATCTGTATTCATGGCGAAATAGCTGAAGATGTGCGACGCGCAGTAGGTTATGATGATGCCCGCGAATTGCTAAATAAGGCTAAAGCATTAGGCTGTAATATGGTTAGGTTAGCGCATTACCCGCACGATGAAGCTATGACCCGTACTGCCGATTCGTTAGGTGTATTGGTATGGTCAGAAATCCCGGTTTACTGGACGATTGACTTTGGCAGTCAGGCAGTACTGGCAAAAGCCAAAGCGCAACTGCATGAGATGATCAACCGCGATCACAACCGTGCGAGTATCATTATCTGGTCGGTAGGGAATGAAACACCTATTAGCCAAACCCGTACTGATTTTATGCATAATTTGATTACCGAAGCTAAGTTGCTCGATGATACACGCATGGTCTCTGCTGCGTTGGAGGTGAACTACAGCTCGGGTAAAGACCTCAATATTGTAGACGATCCGCTTGGTCAGTTTGTGGATCTCATTGCATTTAACGAATACCTGGGCTGGTACGGAGGTTTGCCGGATAAATGCCGCACCACCAACTGGGGTACACCCTACAACAAACCATTATTTATCAGCGAAACAGGTGCTGAAGCTTTAGCCGGTTTCCATGCCGATTCGCTGACAAAGTTTAGCGAAGAATACCAGGAATGGTATTATAAAGAGCAAACAAACATGTTTAAAAGGATGCCTGACAACTTTGTAGGTGTATCGCCGTGGGTAATGGTAGATTTTCGCTCCCCTAAACGTAATAACCCAGTATACCAGGAAGGTTGGAACCGAAAAGGCCTGTATGGTGAAAAAGGTGAAAAGAAGAAAGCCTTTTTCATTCTTCAAAAATATTACAACGATATAGAGAAAAAGGGAATAGGACATAAGTAGATTTTTAGCTAATCTGTTCCTTGAAATAATAATAATGAAAACTTGAAAATCTGATTTCTGCAACAAATAGTCTATTTAAGGCATATTTTGAAAAAATGAGTACAATATATTTGATGCTATTAACCAATTAGCAACTTTTACAGTACTCATTTTTTTATTTACGTAATGTCGCGGTAGCAATTAAATACCGTAGATTATATTATTACTATGAAAGCATTAAGTTGTGCCACTCCCGGCACGTTTGAATATATCGAAGTTCCTAAGCCTGTTTTAGAAAAAGGGCATGCAATAATCAAAATAAAACGAATTGGCGTTTGTGGCACAGATTTGCACGCATTTCAGGGTACGCAGCCATATTTTAATTATCCCAGAATCTTAGGGCATGAGCTTTCCGGAGAGCTTGTGGAGGCCGATGGTGCATCTGGTTTTGAAATAGGCGAATATGTAACTTTTGTGCCTTATTTTAATTGTGGTAAATGTATTGCGTGCCGCAACGGAAAGCCAAACTGTTGTACCAATATTAAGGTATGCGGTGTGCATGTGGATGGTGGCATGACCGAATATTTACAAGTTCCGGTCGATGCTTTGGTACATGGTGAAGGATTGTCTTTAGATGAGCTGGCACTTGTAGAGCCATTAGCCATAGGGGCACACGGTATCAGCAGGGCCAATGTGCAAGCCGGTGAATTTGTGTTAATTGTTGGTGCTGGCCCCATAGGTTTAGGCCTAATGGAATTTGCCCGCATTGCCGGCGGACATGTAATTGCAATGGATGTAAACCAGGAGCGCCTGGACTTTTGCAAAACTAATCTGGGTGTTGATTATACTATTAATGCCGCTACAGAGGATGTAATAGAAGCACTGAAACAAATCACCAATAATGATTTTCCAACTGTAGTGATCGATGCCACTGGTAATCAGCGCGCTATTAACAATGGGGTACAGTACCTGGCACATGGTGGGCGTTATGTGCTTGTGGGTTTGCAAAAGGGTGATCTTGTTATGAGTCACCCTGAGTTTCATAAACGCGAGTCCACATTAATGAGCAGCCGCAATGCAACACATCAGGATTTTAAGCAGGTAATCAGTGCCATAAAAAATGGTTTGGTCAAACCATCGAATTACATAACGCATAAAGTAACCTTTGATGCCGTTAAGGATGAATTTGAAAAATGGCTCGATCCGGCTAATGGGGTGATCAAAGCAATGATCGAAATAGGCTAACCATTTACTAAGTAACCAATTATAATGAAGAGAAGAACTTTAATAAAAGGCGCATTAACAGGGGTATCATCATTATACCTATCCCAGTTCTATAAAAAGGCTTTCGGAGCAGTGCCGTCTGGAAATTCTTTTGCAAACGGGCCTTTTCAGCCTACCTGGGAATCCCTGTCTAATTATCAGGTACCGGAGTGGTTCCGTGATGCTAAATTTGGAATGTGGGCGCATTGGAGCCCGCAATGTCAGCCCGAGCGCGGCGATTGGTATGCACGCGGTATGTACCAGGAAGGCAGCGATCAATACAATTATCATTGCCAGAAATACGGCCATCCTTCAAAATTCGGTTTTAAAGATGTGATCAATGAGTGGAAAGCTGACAAATGGGATCCTGAAGAATTGGTATCGCTATACAAAAATGCCGGGGCAAAGTATTTTGTGGGGTTAGCCAATCACCACGATAATTTTGATCTGTATGACAGCAAATACCAGAGCTGGAATTCGACACGCTTTGGCCCTAAAAAGGATATCATTAAAGGTTGGGCAGAAGCAGCTAAAAGAAACGGTTTGCCTTTTGGGGTAAGTATACATGGATCGCACCCGTGGACATGGTATGAAGTAGCACAACGCTCTGATAAGAAAGGCCCGTTAGCTGGTGTACCTTATGATGGTAAACTGACTAAAGCAGATGGAAAAGGTAAATGGTGGGACGGTTATGATCCTCAGGAATTATATGCGCAAAATCACCCGCTTAGCGAAAAAAGTGAAGATAATGGATCCATACACAGGCAATGGGCTTGGGGCAATGGCGCTTACCCGCCATCTAAAGCTTATTGCGAAAAATTTTATAATAGAACCATTGATCTGATTAATAAATATGAACCAGATCTGGTTTATTTTGATGATACTGTTTTACCATTATGGCCGGTTAGTGATGCGGGTTTACGCATTGCGGCTCACATGTATAACCGAAGTATCAGTAAACATGGTAAACTTACAGCAGTAATTAATGGTAAGATTTTAGATGAGCAACAACGCAAATGTATGGTTTGGGATATAGAGCGGGGGCAAAGCAACAGCATAGAACCATTACCATGGCAAACGGATACTTGTATAGGCGGTTGGCATTATGAAAGAAGAATATATGATGATAACAGTTACAAATCTGCAAAAACGGTTATTCATACGCTGGTAGATGTGGTAAGTAAGAATGGCAATTTGCTGCTTAACATTCCGGTGAGGGGCGATGGATCGATAGACGAAAAGGAGCGTGCAATAGTTGGCGGTATAACCGACTGGATGCACGTTAACAGCGAAGCTATTTACGGTACCCGCCCTTGGACAACTTTTGGCGAAGGGCCTGCTATGGAATCGGCAGCGCCGCTTAGTGCACAGGGTTTCAATGAAGGCAAAGGAAAGCCATTTACTGATAAAGATATCCGCTTCACTACTAAGGGTAAAACCCTGTATGCAACTTTATTAGGCTGGCCTGCAGATGGTGAAGCCTTAATTACCAGCCTTGCCGGCAAAGGTAAGGTGAATGCTGTAAGTATGCTTGGAAATAATAGTCAGCTCGCTTTCAAGCAGGAACAAAATGGATTACAGGTAAAAATGCCAGGCACACAGCCTGCTAAGGATGCCGTTGTTCTGAAGATTGAAGGTGCAATTGTTTAACTGGTATATCAGAACCAATATTAACTAAAAAAGACGCTTTAAGGCGTCTTTTTTAGTTGGGAGAGAGTCTATATAGATTAATTATTCTTTTACCATTCGGCTGCCATACAGCGGACCCGCACT encodes the following:
- a CDS encoding DUF2264 domain-containing protein — protein: MIKFPSSLIILLLFFITPVTKGQSTQPLSGRKQWLVLMDKVARPVMENLAHDELKSKMPMQLSSHIDNAQSRASVGYLEAFARTLNGIAPWLQSDGGSADEIALRNQYRKWALQAIANAVNPKSKDYMKWNGGQPLVDASFFAYALIRAPWLWENLNDTVKAQVVDVLKGTRSTVPVYSNWILFSGMIEAFFCKYNLDYDPVRIEYGIREFTEHWYVGDGMYADGMDFHLDYYNSFVIQPYLSTILEEVNAKNKSYTRQAAKQLLIGQRYAVILERLINTDGSFPVIGRSIAYRCGAFHHLANEALKKRLPASLKPAQVRCALFAVINKTLNAPGTFTKDGWLNIGLYGKQPDIAEFYITTGSLYLCDDAFLPLGLPESDEFWTAKNEPWSSVKIWSGQDFPADHALDLH
- a CDS encoding glycoside hydrolase family 43 protein, with amino-acid sequence MKNKSIIKCLFYGLFMAFTGIAFNGNAQEKAFHPGQIWPDNKGVHINAHGGGMLYHNGIYYWFGEHKIEGDAGNRAMVGVHCYSSKDLYNWKDEGIALAVSNDTTSDIAKGCILERPKVVYNKKTKKYVMWFHLELRGQGYKAARAGLAIANKVTGPYTFVKSYRPNPGVMPVYPVNTADSDKVNCTNPKNRSEGYFCRDLPGGQMARDMTVFVDDDGKAYHIFSAEENATLDIAELNDEYTGHTGKFTRVYAGHSTEAPAIFKRNGIYYLIGSGTTGWAPNPARWLSSTSIWGPWTYHGNPCKGDGSQITFGGQSTYVLPVAGKKDAFIFMADKWTPKNAIDGRYLWLPVEFNGNDIEIRWKDSWSLDDFKN
- a CDS encoding glycoside hydrolase family 2 protein encodes the protein MKKFSALFLILLFAVTAYAQDSLITNIPARKSLSLNGKWHYIVDPYETGFYDYRYKEMNASNGDAYWNTGVPANKTDKKEHGYIDKYSLDVPGDWNHQKPEFVYYEGTIWYQKSFDYQKASDNDRFFVWFGAVNYRADVYLNGKKLGMHKGGFTPFNFEVPAALLKEKGNFLVVKVDNKRYTDEVPTLNTDWWNYGGITRDVKLLELPQTFIQDFVVQLKKPEPGKSPASNPEVIGWIKLNTVPANREKLTIEIPELKVKQQFVANAAVTPIAFKLPKVQLWSPENPKLYRVIVRSSTDKTEDKIGFRTIEAFGKQVLLNGKPIFMRGICIHGEIAEDVRRAVGYDDARELLNKAKALGCNMVRLAHYPHDEAMTRTADSLGVLVWSEIPVYWTIDFGSQAVLAKAKAQLHEMINRDHNRASIIIWSVGNETPISQTRTDFMHNLITEAKLLDDTRMVSAALEVNYSSGKDLNIVDDPLGQFVDLIAFNEYLGWYGGLPDKCRTTNWGTPYNKPLFISETGAEALAGFHADSLTKFSEEYQEWYYKEQTNMFKRMPDNFVGVSPWVMVDFRSPKRNNPVYQEGWNRKGLYGEKGEKKKAFFILQKYYNDIEKKGIGHK
- a CDS encoding zinc-binding alcohol dehydrogenase family protein — its product is MKALSCATPGTFEYIEVPKPVLEKGHAIIKIKRIGVCGTDLHAFQGTQPYFNYPRILGHELSGELVEADGASGFEIGEYVTFVPYFNCGKCIACRNGKPNCCTNIKVCGVHVDGGMTEYLQVPVDALVHGEGLSLDELALVEPLAIGAHGISRANVQAGEFVLIVGAGPIGLGLMEFARIAGGHVIAMDVNQERLDFCKTNLGVDYTINAATEDVIEALKQITNNDFPTVVIDATGNQRAINNGVQYLAHGGRYVLVGLQKGDLVMSHPEFHKRESTLMSSRNATHQDFKQVISAIKNGLVKPSNYITHKVTFDAVKDEFEKWLDPANGVIKAMIEIG